One Rhizobiales bacterium GAS188 DNA window includes the following coding sequences:
- a CDS encoding Methyl-accepting chemotaxis protein — protein sequence MLRSLSIARRVLLLSAISCIGLVAIDTTFLQSERVVGTSFDSFGQASELAARTREIENAALSLRAIVASYAQRPSRELEEQFAQSAALLGDRVSAMRKRQLPPAATSILDGLSQGAEVVTREFSRLRELRTQLGYDDDSGLSNDLQKAAERLSNAVANAASDLEDGDGEKLRRTVAETRGAELRYRLVQDDLASGDFEVKVGRVERALAQAPLPPDIFAALTEKLTTYQAAFAKWGETSMALTRVSDPLRQRFDAIATAVPQLMDLAVQSEHGAMQQLEAARTRTTTLIGSSIALVFLVSITLSLIVGRSIVGPIVALTGAMRRLAMRDTTLEVPGLTQKDEIGDMARTVAVFRDNAVALSQAETEKQHGDATAEEDRRRNEIERARIAQEQEGAVYAIGVGLEHLSEGDLTYRIGEAFAPEYRKLKDDFNAAIDRLAETMAVIAGNTQAIRSDTGDISQAAADLSNRTEQQAASLQQTAATLDMITNAVRLTAEEARRTQGVVGTAKASAERSGQVMAEAVAAMGGIESSAREISQIIGVIDEIAFQTNLLALNAGVEAARAGEAGRGFAVVATEVRALAQGSAKAAKEIKTLIAMSSTQVGRGVELVGETGRALQDIVSQVIEANGLVSKIAASAQEQASGLQQVNAAVNQMDQVTQQNAAMVEETTAASQALAQGAEDLGSLIAKFRTGADAQDHSRAA from the coding sequence ATGTTACGCTCCCTCTCGATCGCGCGGCGCGTGCTGCTGCTCAGCGCCATCTCCTGCATCGGCCTCGTGGCGATCGACACCACTTTTTTGCAGAGCGAGCGCGTCGTCGGCACATCCTTCGACAGCTTCGGCCAAGCCTCTGAGCTCGCGGCACGGACGCGTGAGATCGAGAACGCGGCGCTTTCCTTGCGTGCCATCGTGGCATCCTACGCGCAGCGGCCGTCGCGTGAGCTCGAAGAGCAATTCGCGCAATCGGCAGCGCTGCTCGGCGACCGGGTCAGCGCCATGCGCAAGCGCCAGCTGCCGCCGGCCGCGACCAGCATCCTCGATGGTTTGAGCCAGGGCGCCGAGGTGGTGACGCGCGAATTCTCGCGTCTGCGGGAATTGCGCACGCAACTGGGCTATGACGACGATAGCGGCTTGTCGAACGACCTGCAGAAGGCCGCCGAGCGCTTGAGCAACGCCGTCGCGAACGCCGCCTCGGATCTCGAGGACGGCGATGGGGAGAAGCTGCGCCGCACTGTCGCCGAAACGCGCGGTGCCGAGCTTCGCTACCGCCTCGTCCAGGACGATCTGGCAAGCGGCGACTTCGAGGTGAAGGTAGGGCGCGTCGAGCGTGCCCTCGCGCAAGCGCCCCTCCCCCCCGACATCTTCGCAGCGCTCACCGAGAAGCTCACGACCTATCAGGCCGCTTTCGCCAAATGGGGCGAGACCTCGATGGCGCTGACGCGCGTGTCGGACCCGCTGCGGCAGCGCTTCGACGCGATCGCGACGGCCGTGCCGCAGCTCATGGATCTCGCGGTGCAAAGCGAGCACGGCGCCATGCAGCAGCTCGAAGCCGCGCGCACCCGGACCACGACCTTGATCGGCTCGTCGATCGCCCTCGTCTTCCTCGTCTCCATCACCTTGAGCCTGATCGTCGGGCGCAGCATCGTCGGACCGATCGTGGCCTTGACGGGAGCCATGCGCCGCCTCGCCATGCGCGACACCACGCTCGAGGTCCCGGGCCTGACGCAGAAAGACGAAATCGGCGACATGGCGCGGACCGTCGCGGTCTTCCGGGACAATGCGGTGGCCTTGTCGCAAGCCGAGACCGAGAAACAACACGGCGATGCCACGGCGGAGGAAGATCGCCGGCGCAACGAGATCGAGCGGGCCCGCATCGCCCAGGAGCAGGAAGGCGCGGTGTACGCGATCGGGGTCGGCCTCGAGCACCTCTCGGAAGGCGATCTGACCTATCGGATCGGAGAGGCCTTCGCTCCCGAATACCGCAAGCTCAAGGACGATTTCAACGCCGCCATCGATCGTCTGGCCGAAACCATGGCGGTGATCGCCGGCAACACGCAGGCCATCCGCTCCGATACCGGCGATATCAGCCAGGCGGCGGCTGACCTGTCGAACCGCACCGAGCAACAGGCGGCGAGCCTGCAGCAGACCGCAGCCACCCTCGACATGATCACGAACGCCGTGCGCCTGACGGCCGAGGAAGCGCGCCGCACCCAAGGGGTGGTCGGAACCGCGAAGGCCTCGGCCGAACGCTCCGGACAGGTGATGGCCGAGGCCGTCGCCGCGATGGGCGGCATCGAAAGCTCGGCCCGCGAAATCTCCCAGATCATCGGGGTGATCGACGAGATCGCCTTCCAGACCAATCTGCTGGCGCTGAATGCCGGGGTCGAGGCGGCACGCGCCGGCGAGGCCGGCAGGGGCTTCGCCGTGGTCGCGACCGAGGTGCGGGCCTTGGCGCAAGGCTCGGCCAAGGCTGCGAAGGAGATCAAGACGCTGATCGCCATGTCGTCGACGCAGGTCGGGCGCGGCGTCGAGCTCGTCGGCGAGACCGGCCGGGCGCTGCAGGATATCGTCAGCCAGGTGATCGAGGCGAACGGCCTCGTCTCGAAGATCGCCGCTTCCGCGCAGGAGCAGGCGAGCGGCCTGCAGCAGGTGAATGCCGCCGTCAACCAGATGGACCAGGTCACGCAGCAGAACGCCGCCATGGTCGAAGAGACGACCGCGGCGAGCCAGGCGCTGGCGCAAGGGGCGGAGGACCTCGGCAGCCTGATCGCGAAGTTCAGGACCGGCGCCGACGCTCAGGATCATTCACGCGCAGCTTGA
- a CDS encoding 3-oxoacyl-[acyl-carrier protein] reductase: MDLGLKGLRAVVTGGTKGIGRAIAETLAAEGANVGICARKAEEVTATVAALAKNGVRTTGRAVDVADAGALKGWVEAVAAEFGGIDIVIANVSALAINADEEGWRKGFEVDLMHSVRLVNAAMPWLEKSTAGAIVAISSVSGREIDFAAGPYGAFKAALIHYTQGLAFQLAGKGIRANSVSPGNTYFEGGVWHQIKDGNPELYQTALKLNPTGRMGTPQEMANATVFLASPAASFITGTNLVVDGALTRGVQF, encoded by the coding sequence ATGGATCTTGGATTGAAGGGTTTGCGAGCCGTCGTGACCGGCGGCACCAAGGGGATCGGGCGCGCCATCGCCGAGACGCTGGCGGCCGAGGGTGCGAATGTCGGCATTTGCGCGCGCAAGGCGGAGGAGGTGACGGCGACGGTCGCGGCCCTCGCCAAGAACGGCGTGCGCACCACCGGCCGGGCCGTCGACGTGGCCGATGCAGGCGCCCTGAAGGGCTGGGTCGAAGCGGTCGCGGCCGAATTCGGCGGCATCGACATCGTCATCGCCAATGTGAGCGCGCTCGCCATCAATGCCGATGAGGAAGGATGGCGGAAAGGCTTCGAGGTCGACCTCATGCACAGCGTTAGGCTGGTCAATGCAGCGATGCCATGGCTCGAGAAAAGCACCGCCGGCGCCATCGTCGCCATCTCCAGCGTCAGCGGCAGGGAAATCGATTTCGCCGCAGGGCCTTACGGGGCCTTCAAGGCGGCGCTCATCCACTACACTCAGGGGCTCGCCTTCCAGCTCGCCGGCAAGGGCATCCGCGCCAATTCGGTATCGCCGGGCAACACCTATTTCGAGGGCGGCGTCTGGCACCAGATCAAGGACGGCAATCCCGAGCTCTATCAAACCGCGTTGAAGCTCAATCCCACCGGGCGCATGGGCACGCCGCAGGAGATGGCCAATGCGACGGTCTTCCTCGCCAGCCCGGCCGCGAGCTTCATCACCGGCACCAATCTCGTGGTCGACGGGGCATTGACGCGCGGCGTGCAGTTTTGA